A region of the bacterium genome:
CCACCGGCCGATTGTGCTTCACGAACAAAACGGGTCCGGAGATCCGGATCTTCCGAGACATCCTTCAGCATTGTTTTCAATGCGATGTCCCTCTTTAGAAAAGGATCCACTGCGCGATAAACATAACCCATCCCCCCGCGTCCGATTCTTTCGACGATGGTGTATTTCCCTATTTTCTGCGGGTTTGCCATATGAGAGTACCAAAGTAATGAGTCATGAGTAATGAGATTTCTCAGGAGAACTCATTGCTCATAACTCATTGCTCATTACTGATCTAACATCGATCCGTCTCAGCGACTTGTCAATGAGAAATGAAAAAGGAATGGAGGAATCTATTCTTGTGGCTCGTCTTGGTATTTTACGAGAATCGCCGTGACGTTGTCTTCACCTCCGTTCTGATTCGCTATGTTGATCAGTTCTTCGCACGCTTTTTCCAGATCACCTTTATGCCGATCTACGATGTCCAGAATATCTTCATCGGAAATCATGGTATTGAGTCCATCTGAACAGAGGAGAATGATGTCGCCATTTTGCAGCGGTTCTTCCGTGACATCCACATCCACCGGATTGGGGCCGCCCAGCGCTCGCGTCACAATATTTCGATAAGGGTGATTCCTCGCCTGTGCCGAAGTGATGGCGCCGGTCCTTAATTGTTCATTGACCCAGGAATGGTCGCTCGTTAACTGAATGAGTTTTCCTTCCCGGACCAGATAGGCCCGGCTATCTCCTACGTGCGCAACCTGGGCTTTGGTATCAGCAACCAGGATGGAAACAACTGTTGTTGCCATCCCCTGAAATTCTTTCTTTTGACTTGTAGCTTCCAGAACTTTGGCATGTGCGCTCTGGATCGCTGTTTTCAAGCGGTTCCCGGCCAGAGATAAAGTTTCATCATATTCGTAAGGCCAGGTGATATCCTTATCATCGTTGGTGAATTTGATAAATTCCTGAATGGAGTCGACTGCGATTTTTGATGCGACCTCACCGGCGGCATGCCCTCCCATACCATCCGCGACCACAAATAGCTTCAGTTCCGGATCCGCAAAAAAGCTGTCCTCATTTGCGCTCCTCTTTCTTCCAACATCAGATATGGCCTTGTAGTTGATATTCATACGGAACCGATATTATTTCCGAGTATGTTCTTTCATGTCGTAGAGCCGCTTCGCCTGCCGGCGGATCAGATCGGGAATATTTCTATCACGAACGATGTTTCGTAAATCCATCTCTCGTAACAATTTTAATAGATTTAAGGAAACAGGACTAGGTGTCTTCGGATTCTTCACCAGTAGGTGGATTACCGAGTATTTCTTCACACAATCTCGCGACTGCCCCATTTGCCGGAGAATGTCGCTATCGAGATTCCTCATCTGCGCGAAATTTTCAAGCTCCGGATCCGTAATTTTCGGATTCTTCAAAACCATAGAAGCCACCTGTTTACTGTGATCGCGAATTAATATGCCCCTTTCTTCTTTGGTTCCAAAGAGTGCCGCGCGCAGTTTTTCTCCCTGATTCATTTTGATGATGCGTTGATATGTTGTAAAAACCTCTTCCGGCACGTCCCGCAACTCTTCCGGAGAAAATATTTTTTGCAACTCCTGCTGCACTTGTTGATCGGTGATCTCTACAGTCTGTTTGCTGCTATCCGCTTCGAGAATCAGTCTTTGGGATTCGGCATCCAGAGTGGGAATGCGAGCCAGGATGTCTTCCAGAGGCAGGCTGATGACTTCATCCAGGGGCGACTCATGCCTCGCCATCTGTTTCTTGAACACGAATTCCGTCTTGAACTCTTCGATCCTTCTTTTTTGATCGATTGTCAAAAACGGATTCTGCTCCATCGCTATCAGAATCGCGTTACTCCGGAGAAGCCTGACCTGATTGTTAATGATCAAATCCAGATTGGCGCCCGATTCCTGGGAAGCCATATGACGGACAATTTCA
Encoded here:
- a CDS encoding Stp1/IreP family PP2C-type Ser/Thr phosphatase, with the protein product MNINYKAISDVGRKRSANEDSFFADPELKLFVVADGMGGHAAGEVASKIAVDSIQEFIKFTNDDKDITWPYEYDETLSLAGNRLKTAIQSAHAKVLEATSQKKEFQGMATTVVSILVADTKAQVAHVGDSRAYLVREGKLIQLTSDHSWVNEQLRTGAITSAQARNHPYRNIVTRALGGPNPVDVDVTEEPLQNGDIILLCSDGLNTMISDEDILDIVDRHKGDLEKACEELINIANQNGGEDNVTAILVKYQDEPQE